The nucleotide sequence TCCAGTAGCATTTTGGGAaagtttgagcacatttggacAAATGGCCTAGGAGATCATGGCTATTTAGCTAAGCAGATTCAAAATTTAGTtaaaattttattttttgaaaaaaaatcagaaaaattccaGTAAATACTACCTACATGTTTCCAATAGTATTCTGAGAAAGTTTCAGCACATTTGGACAAATGTACCAGGAGATGATGTTGTCTTCCTTCAAGCGAACGTTTTTCTATTTTCACCGTTAACTTTGAGCCCATCCTTCATTTTTTTCATGAATTCTATATAGGGATGCGTATGTATGAGTGTTTGCTTTTGTACGGTGTTAAAAAGAAAAATAGGAGcacagcaaccaaagcaaaggACGCAGATTCTGCAGACTACAGTGCACACAATCAATAATCCGCCACTTTCTGTCTGCACCACGTTCTTCACGCTGAGCAGCGAGCCGGCAGATCCTGCATGCTTTGCCCGCCGCTGCGCCTCTCCTTCTCTCCCCCGCCTAGCCGGTACCGCCGCCGCTGCTTCCCGCGGAATAATAATAAAAGTAGCCCCCGATAAAACGGGCCGGCCGCCTCCCTCGGCGCCCGCCTCCCCGACCCGCACGCCACGCGGGACTCACCCACCCTCCccttccctcccccctccctccctcttcctccctaGGATGCGCGCCTCCCCCCGCCTCCTCCGGCCGGAACCCTAGCCAGGCAGGCGCGCAGCAGGCGGGCCCCCCGCGCCGATGGGGAGGCCGGGGTACCTGACGCTGCCCATCTTGGCGGTGCTCGCCGCGATCGGCTACGTCTACTACACCACGGtcttcgtcgccgtcgccggctGGCTCGGCCTCGCCACGGCCGCCGGGGTCGCCAACGCCGCCGCCTTCACGGccctcgccgccgcctgcctcgccacctacgccgccgccgtctcccgggACCCCGGCCGGGTGCCGCCCGCCTTCCTGCCCGACGTCGAGGGCGCCGAGACCCCCGTCCACGAGGTCAAGCGCAAGGTGCGTGCCCTCTGCTGCCTGTTGGGGAGTTTTGGATCTGTGGAGCGGAATGGTGCTCGGTTCTTGCAGAATTTTCCCTTCCTCTCATGAAATTGGGCAAGTTTGCTTCAAATGCCGCGCCTCCCCAGTTAGGCAAATGTGGTTTAATGCCAATTTGCCTCCTAGGATTGGATCATTTACGACCATCTATGCGTGTAACTGTTCCATTCTGCCGATTTCAGCTCAAAGTTGCGACTGTTAAAGGAGGGACTTGATAGATACATAGATAATTTAGAATCTTCCACCGTGTGTGTGGATCCAGTCTAAGTTTGAAGGTTTGTCtagataatattttaaattcccaTCGGGTTTGGAATCATGAGCAAAAAAATTATCGCAAGTTTCAAAGTGTTATCCATGGCCATTAAACAGAACAAGCACAAGCTATTAGCAAACCAAAGTGACTCTGAATTCAGCAGCTGGCGTTGCTAATCTTTTTCTAGTGGTGGCCCTGGTGGGTATTGCACTATTGCGTGTTGCATTACCATGCAAAGCCTCCGGTTTTAGGTTTTGTTATCTTGCATTTTCCAAAGTGAATGTGACGGTTGGATACTTAAATGCAGATAAATAGATAGCATTCTGTGAGTATAGCTATTTGTCCTCTTCCCATGGTATGTCCAAGTTTCCATTTTCCCTTTATTAGTTCGTTTTGTGTGCATAGGTGTGTTACAACGGTAGGCATCACATGTAAGTAGCTTATTCTGTCGCTGGGCCTACAAACATTTAAGCATAACAAACAAGAATATTGAGGTAGTCAATGCAAGATTTTTGGACCGCTGCTTCTTTTAGAAATTGAGCTCTAAGGTGACTTGAGCAAATTGCTTTGTGGTGTTAAAGGAAGAGTTTGCTGTCCGCAAGTAGCCTACTGAATTGGCAGTACAACGTGATTTTGCCTTGTACCAAAAATGGGGAAAATGGAAGGGAGATTAGCTTAGCATGGGAATAAGGTTGAGGTGGGAGTAAATAAGCAGGGAAATCCCATTGTCTCATTTATTCTGGAGTAAATAAGCAGGGAAATCCAATTGTCTGATTTATTCTGGAGTACAGTTCCGTGACGATAGCTGACAAAAATTATCTTCTCATTAGTTTCTTGTCTCAAAATACTCAATCTGTACTGTTTTTGCAGGGTGGTGATTTGAGATATTGCCAGAAATGTGGCCACTATAAGCCCCCACGCGCACACCATTGCCGTGTGTGCAAGAGATGTGTTCTGAAAATGGTGCTGGCTAGTACTAATTCTATGATGATCCTTCTATTTTATCTCCACTTTCAAGTTTTCACTAACTTTTTATGTGCAGGACCATCACTGTATTTGGATTAATAACTGTGTTGGGCACGAAAACTACAAGATATTCTTGGTCTTTGTATTGTATGCTGTAATTGCAAGCCTCTATTCAATGGTAGTTCAGTTTCTTCGATTACTTTGGCAAATATGATTTCTTGGGGTGGTATTAGCATTGAAAAGTATATTTTGCCATCTCAGATTCTAATTGTAGGGAGCGTCATTCACAGTGCTCCGAAAGATGAACAGTTAAGCAGTGATTCTTCTAGAACATTGATTGTAAGTACTCTTGCGTTGTTTTTTAGTTACCTAGCATGCTGCATGTTCATCTGAACTACTCACGAAAATATGAAACTTGCCAAATGGACAGATTATTTGTGGGATCATTCTTTGTCCATTAACTCTGGCGCTGTCGGTGCTCTTGGGCTGGCATATCCACCTCATATTACAGAATAAAACTACAATTGAGGTTTGTGACAACAAATTTCTCTTTTGATGTTGGGCAGCACTATCTTTATAGAAAATATTAAAAACACTTGTTATTGATGGTTGCAGTACCATGAAGGAGTTAGAGCAATGTGGTTGGCAGAAAAGGGTGGAGACCTTTATCATCATCCATATGACCTTGGTGTCTATGAGAATCTTATTTCGGTAAGAAGGAACTATTTTCTATTCGCGACGAAAAAGACTAACAATTTTCTGAGCTGTTTAAATGTTTTACATATTAAGATATGAATGCGGAATGGGAGTAGTTGATTTTCAGAGACAGTGTTAATGGCAACAGCTTTATTGTCCATTTAAAGATATCCACAATTTTGATACTGACTCCAAAGCAGATTTTGCTATATACACCCCTCCACAAGTTTGCACATTTGTATATTATTTcaaacaaatttcaaaaaattccttcCTAGCCATATTAAATAATGTTTGCTAAATTCTCACATGTAGTTATGCAATGCTGTTGGTATGTGCGTTTCACATGTATCTTTATTTTGGTCTTGCACGTTAGGGTGTtggccttgtgaccatgaggtcacgggtttgagtcctggaaacagcctttTGCGGAAATATAGGGAAAGAATGCGTACAAAAAACCCAAAGTGGTTGGAGCCTTCTCCGGACCTATGCAAGAgggagctacgtgcaccgggctgccctttttgcACATTAGGGTGTTATATGAAAGTTTTAACTCAAACTGTGGAAACAGGTAGTCATTGTAGTAGTTCACCTCCCTTCATTGCATTCAACCAGAGTGGTGAAGTTAGTGCATTAAATTGAACAACGTCCCTGCTGCATGTATTCATAGTTAAGCACCTAGCACTACGCTTAGGATGTAGGCGGTCTGCTGTCAGGCCTGTGTGGCG is from Triticum aestivum cultivar Chinese Spring chromosome 1B, IWGSC CS RefSeq v2.1, whole genome shotgun sequence and encodes:
- the LOC123135843 gene encoding probable protein S-acyltransferase 16, giving the protein MGRPGYLTLPILAVLAAIGYVYYTTVFVAVAGWLGLATAAGVANAAAFTALAAACLATYAAAVSRDPGRVPPAFLPDVEGAETPVHEVKRKGGDLRYCQKCGHYKPPRAHHCRVCKRCVLKMDHHCIWINNCVGHENYKIFLVFVLYAVIASLYSMILIVGSVIHSAPKDEQLSSDSSRTLIIICGIILCPLTLALSVLLGWHIHLILQNKTTIEYHEGVRAMWLAEKGGDLYHHPYDLGVYENLISVLGRSIFCWLCPVSVNTGSGLRFRASYDILPSTPPCDLQKIALHSH